TGCGCTGAAATCCGCGCCGGGCAGTCACTACACGCTTCAGCTGAGCAGTTCGTCGAACTACAACAACCTGAACGCGTGGGCGAAGAAAGAGAATCTCAAAAACTACGTGGTCTATCAGACGACCCGTAACGGTCAGCCGTGGTATGTGCTGGTAAGCGGCGTGTATGGCTCGAAAGATGAAGCGAAACGCGCGGTTTCTTCGCTGCCAGCCGACGTGCAGGCGAAAAACCCGTGGGCTAAGCCGATTCACCAGGTCCAGGCTGATCTGAAGTAATGAGTAAAGCGCAGTATGCTGTCGGAGCCTTCTCCACAGCGTGGGAAGGTATGAATTAATCAGGCAGCATGAAAAAATATCGCGCTTTTCTTAAATGGGCAGGGGGGAAATACCCCCTGCTCGATGATATTAAACGTCACCTCCCTGAAGGGGAGTGTCTTATCGAGCCTTTCGTTGGCGCCGGGTCGGTTTTTCTCAACACCGATTATTCGCGCTATGTGTTATCAGACATCAACAGCGATCTGATAAGCCTCTACACCACGGTTAAAGATAAAACTGACGATTACGTCAGCGAAGCGCGTCTGCTGTTTACCGCCGAGCATAATCAGGCCGAGGTGTACTATCAGTTGCGTGAAGAGTTTAACCAGAGCCGGGACGAGTTCCGCCGCGCGCTGCTCTTTTTGTATCTTAACCGCCACGGTTACAACGGGCTGTGCCGCTATAATCTGCGCGGCGAGTTCAACGTGCCGTTTGGCCGTTACAAAAAGCCCTATTTCCCGGAGACGGAGCTGTACCATTTTGCGGAGCGCGCCCAGAACGCGCTATTTATCTGCGAATCCTACGACGCCAGCATGGCGCGGGCGCAGCAGGAAAACAGCGCGGTGGTCTATTGCGACCCGCCTTACGCGCCGCTTTCCGCTACCGCGAATTTTACGGCTTACCACACGAACAGCTTTAATCTGGAACAGCAGCGGCATCTGGCGCAGCTTGCGGAAGGGCTGCAAAGTCAGCGCATTCCGGTGCTCATTTCCAACCACGATACCGAGCTGACCCGCCAGTGGTATCAGCAGGCGAAGCTGCATAAGGTGCGGGTACGACGCAGCATCAGCAGCAATGGCGGCACGCGCAGAAAGGTGGACGAACTGCTGGCGCTCTACGAGGCCTGAGCCGGTTCCGCCCGCCATACACACAAGACTTAATGGAGAAGCGGATGAAACAGTATTTGATTGCCCCCTCGATTCTGTCGGCCGACTTTGCCCGGCTGGGTGAAGACACCGCACGGGTGCTGGCCGCCGGTGCCGACGTCGTCCATTTCGATGTTATGGATAACCACTATGTGCCAAACCTCACCATCGGGCCGATGGTGCTGAAGGCGCTGCGCGATTACGGTATTACCGCGCCCATCGACGTGCATCTAATGGTAAAACCGGTGGATCGCCTGATCCCCGATTTCGCCGACGCGGGTGCCAGCATCATTACGTTCCACCCGGAAGCCTCCGAGCATATCGACCGTTCGCTGCAACTGATCAAAGAACATGGCTGCAAAGCGGGCCTGGTTTTTAACCCGGCGACGCCGCTGAGCTATCTCGATTACGTGATGGATAAACTGGACGTGATTCTGCTGATGTCGGTCAACCCCGGCTTCGGCGGTCAGTCATTTATCCCGCAGACGCTGGAGAAGCTTAAAGAAGTGCGCCAGCGCATCGACGCTTCAGGGCGCGACATCCGCCTGGAAGTGGACGGCGGCGTGAAGGTCAGCAATATCGGCGCTATCGCCGCGGCGGGTGCCGATATGTTTGTCGCGGGTTCCGCTATCTTCAACGAGCCGGATTATCAAAAAGTCATCAACGATATGCGTAGCGAGCTGGCAAAGGTTTCTCATGGATAAGCTGCAAAAAATCCGCGCTGTCGCTTTCGATCTCGACGGTACGCTGGTAGACAGCGCGCCGGGCCTGACCTGGGCGGTGGACAACGCGCTCTATGCGCTGGAACTGCCGACCGCGGGCGACGCGCGCGTCATTACCTGGATTGGCAACGGTGCCGATGTGCTTATCGAGCGCGCGCTGACCTGGGCGCGTCAGGAGAAAGCCGCGCTTCGGGCCGCCGCGGGTAAACCTGCGCAAACCGACGACATCCCGGAAGAAGAGCAGCGCCGCATGATGCGCCGTCTGTTTGACCGTTATTATGGCGAGGCCGTCGAGGCGGGCAGCGCGCTGTTCCCGGATGTGGCCGAGACGCTAGACGCGCTGCGCCGTCATGGTCTCGCGCTCGGGCTGGTCACCAATAAGCCGACGCCGTTCGTAGCGCCCATGCTGGAATCGCTCGGTATCGCAGACCATTTCAGCATTATTATTGGCGGCGATGATGTGCAGAATAAAAAACCGCACCCGGAGCCGCTGCATAAAGTCATGGACGCGCTGCGGGTGACGGCGCAGGAGTTGCTCTTTGTCGGCGATTCACGCAATGATATTCAGGCGGCGCAGGCCGCTGGCTGCGCAAGCGTCGGCCTGAGCTATGGCTATAACTACGGTGAAGCGATAACGTTAAGCCACCCGGATTTCGTCTTTGACCATTTCCGCGACTTACTGCCCGCGTTCGGGCTCCCCCACAGTGACAATCAGGAATTGAAAAATGAGTAAGCCCATCGTTTTTAGTGGCGCACAGCCATCCGGAGAACTGACCATCGGTAACTACATGGGTGCGCTGCGTCAGTGGGTTAACATGCAGGACGACTACCACTGCATCTACTGCATCGTGGATCAGCATGCTATCACTGTGCGTCAGGACCCGGCCGCGCTGCGTAAAGCCACGCTGGATACGCTGGCGCTCTACCTCGCCTGCGGCATCGACCCGAAAAAGAGCACCATCTTCGTGCAGTCTCACGTGCCGGAGCACGCGCAGCTGGGCTGGGCGCTGAACTGCTACACCTATTTCGGCGAACTGAGCCGCATGACGCAGTTCAAAGATAAATCCGCGCGCTATGCGGAAAACATCAACGCCGGTCTGTTTGATTACCCGGTGCTGATGGCGGCGGATATCCTGCTGTACCAGACCAATCTGGTGCCGGTGGGCGAAGATCAGAAACAGCATCTGGAGCTGAGCCGCGATATCGCGCAGCGCTTCAACGCCATCTACGGCGATATTTTCCGCGTGCCGGAGCCGTTCATTCCGAAATCGGGCGCGCGCGTGATGTCACTGCTGGAGCCGACCAAAAAGATGTCCAAGTCGGATGACAACCGCAATAACGTCATAGGCCTGCTGGAAGATCCGAAATCCGTTGTGAAGAAAATCAAACGCGCGGTGACCGATTCTGACGAGCCGCCGGTGGTTCGCTACGACGTAGCGAACAAAGCGGGCGTCTCTAACCTGCTCGATATCCTCTCCGCCGTGACCGGCCAGAGCATCCCGGAGCTGGAGCAGCATTTCGAAGGCAAAATGTATGGTCATCTGAAAGGCGAAGTGGCGGATGCCGTCTCCGGTATGCTCACAGAGCTTCAGGAGCGCTATCACCGCTACCGCAACGACGAAGCCTTCCTGCAAAGCGTGATGAAAGAAGGGGCCGAGAAAGCCCGCGCGCACGCTGGCGAAACGCTGAAGAAAGTGTATGAAGCCATCGGGTTTGTGGCGCAGCCGTAATAAAAAACCGGGTCAGCCCGGTTTTGCGTGTCACAGTGAAACCACCTCTCAGGAGGTGGTTTTTTATTGCTCAGCGCAGCCGTATTACTCGTCCGCTGCCGGGCCGCAGCCGCCGATCATTTTCGAAATAGAAATCGCCGGGTGAAGCAGATAGTCATAGCTGCAGGTTTTGTTTTTATTTTCGACATGGCCGGTACAGGCGGTCAGTGAGGAGAGTACGGCGGCCAGCATCGCGAGTTTAATGACGTGTTTCATTATGCATCCCTATAGATAAAGTGTCCTAAATAGCTGATATAAATGTCTTTTATGACCATCCATAACGGGACGACTTTATGCGGTTTCAGGCAGGGGAAGTCAACGTCAGTAACAGGACTTGCACAGCAGGAAAAACCGCGCGGGCGCGGGTGTTCAGCGCCGCTGGTTGTCGATGGTCAGCGTGACGCGATTAGCGCGGCAGAACAACTCGGAATAGTGCACGGGTTTTTGATGCTGGTCGTAGGCGATTTTGCTGATGCGAAACAGCGGCTCGCCCAGTTCGCATTTCAGCCACTGCGCTTCGGCTTTGGTGGCGGTGAAAATGTCGATGGTCTTTTTATCGCTGACCACCTGCGTATCGAAGCGTTCCTGAAACAGCTGATAGGTTGACGCGCCGGCGCTGTAAAACGCGTCAAACTGCGGGTAGCGGGAGAGCGGGATCCACGAGGCGTCGATAAACAGCGGTTCGCCATCGAGATACATCACCCGGCGCAGCAGGAACATCTCGCTGCCGCCCGGAATATTCAGGCGTTCGCAGAACGGATCGGCGCTGACGCGCGCCTGCTCAATCACTTCTTCTTTGGTGGGCTTGCCCTGCGATACGCCGAAATCGGTAAAGCCGCTCACGGTCAGCAGGGCATTTTCC
This sequence is a window from Cronobacter sakazakii. Protein-coding genes within it:
- the dam gene encoding adenine-specific DNA-methyltransferase; this translates as MKKYRAFLKWAGGKYPLLDDIKRHLPEGECLIEPFVGAGSVFLNTDYSRYVLSDINSDLISLYTTVKDKTDDYVSEARLLFTAEHNQAEVYYQLREEFNQSRDEFRRALLFLYLNRHGYNGLCRYNLRGEFNVPFGRYKKPYFPETELYHFAERAQNALFICESYDASMARAQQENSAVVYCDPPYAPLSATANFTAYHTNSFNLEQQRHLAQLAEGLQSQRIPVLISNHDTELTRQWYQQAKLHKVRVRRSISSNGGTRRKVDELLALYEA
- the trpS gene encoding tryptophan--tRNA ligase gives rise to the protein MSKPIVFSGAQPSGELTIGNYMGALRQWVNMQDDYHCIYCIVDQHAITVRQDPAALRKATLDTLALYLACGIDPKKSTIFVQSHVPEHAQLGWALNCYTYFGELSRMTQFKDKSARYAENINAGLFDYPVLMAADILLYQTNLVPVGEDQKQHLELSRDIAQRFNAIYGDIFRVPEPFIPKSGARVMSLLEPTKKMSKSDDNRNNVIGLLEDPKSVVKKIKRAVTDSDEPPVVRYDVANKAGVSNLLDILSAVTGQSIPELEQHFEGKMYGHLKGEVADAVSGMLTELQERYHRYRNDEAFLQSVMKEGAEKARAHAGETLKKVYEAIGFVAQP
- the gph gene encoding phosphoglycolate phosphatase, yielding MDKLQKIRAVAFDLDGTLVDSAPGLTWAVDNALYALELPTAGDARVITWIGNGADVLIERALTWARQEKAALRAAAGKPAQTDDIPEEEQRRMMRRLFDRYYGEAVEAGSALFPDVAETLDALRRHGLALGLVTNKPTPFVAPMLESLGIADHFSIIIGGDDVQNKKPHPEPLHKVMDALRVTAQELLFVGDSRNDIQAAQAAGCASVGLSYGYNYGEAITLSHPDFVFDHFRDLLPAFGLPHSDNQELKNE
- a CDS encoding GntR family transcriptional regulator, with the translated sequence MPATERYSHQLLYATVRQRLLDDIGQGVYQAGQQIPTESELCTLYNVSRITIRKAISDLVKDGVLIRWQGKGTFVQSKKVENALLTVSGFTDFGVSQGKPTKEEVIEQARVSADPFCERLNIPGGSEMFLLRRVMYLDGEPLFIDASWIPLSRYPQFDAFYSAGASTYQLFQERFDTQVVSDKKTIDIFTATKAEAQWLKCELGEPLFRISKIAYDQHQKPVHYSELFCRANRVTLTIDNQRR
- a CDS encoding YhfL family protein — its product is MKHVIKLAMLAAVLSSLTACTGHVENKNKTCSYDYLLHPAISISKMIGGCGPAADE
- the rpe gene encoding ribulose-phosphate 3-epimerase: MKQYLIAPSILSADFARLGEDTARVLAAGADVVHFDVMDNHYVPNLTIGPMVLKALRDYGITAPIDVHLMVKPVDRLIPDFADAGASIITFHPEASEHIDRSLQLIKEHGCKAGLVFNPATPLSYLDYVMDKLDVILLMSVNPGFGGQSFIPQTLEKLKEVRQRIDASGRDIRLEVDGGVKVSNIGAIAAAGADMFVAGSAIFNEPDYQKVINDMRSELAKVSHG